Within Sorangiineae bacterium MSr11367, the genomic segment TGAACGATCCGCGCAAGAAAGAGATTGCGATGGAGATCGTCTCCAGCGCGGAGAACTCCTCGCTCGACTGGAAGAAATGGTACGGGTACATCGAACCGTACGATTGGCGGGGTTACACCGCCGGCATCATCGGATTTTGCTCGGGCACCGGCGATATGCTGGATCTGGTCGAGTACTACAAGAAGATCAAGCCCGGAAACATCCTCGAAAAATACCTCCCCGCCTTGCGAAAGGTGAATGGGACGTCATCCCTCGAGGGTTTGAAGCCGAATTTCGAGAGTGATTGGAAAAAGGCAGCAAAGGATTCCGCGTTCCAGCGCGCACAGAATGACGAACGCGATCGCGTGTATTTCAATCCGGCGGTGTCGCGGGCCAAGCAAGACGGCCTCGGGGCGCTCGGCCAATTCATCTACTACGACGCAATTGTCATGCATGGCAACGGCGGCGATCCGCTGAGTTTTCCATCCATCCGCAAGAACGCGCTCAAGGTGAAGAAGTCCCCCGCGCAAGGAGGTGACGAAGTTGCATACCTGCACGCCTTCCTCGACGCGCGCGTCAAAGCCATGAAAGCGGAGCCCGAGCACGGCGAGACCGACCGCGTGGACACGGAGCAACGTGTGTTCCTCAAGAATGGCAATCTCGATCTTCACACACCGCTCGTCTGGAAGGTGTACGGCGACACGTACCGTATCGACAATTGAGCATTGACATGTTGCCCTCGACTGGTATTCGTTAAGAACATTTACGAACATCAGGGAGGAGCATCCCCCATGCAAACGCGATTCAAGTTCTCGATGGCGGCATCGGCATCCGTTTCTGTCTTGGCCATGCTCTCGATGGCCGCCATCGGCTGTACGGCGGACCCCGCGCCGGAGCAAAGCGTATCCAGCGCGGCACTGGCCGCCGGAGACCTCGAGGAGCCGCACAAGAAAGATATCGCGATGCAGCTCGTATCCAGCGCGGAGAACTCCTCGCTCGATTGGCGGGCGCAATACCAATACATCGAGGACATCAACGACGGGCGCGGATACACCGCGGGCATCATCGGCTTTTGCTCGGGAACGGGCGACATGCTGGAGCTCGTGGAGCACTATCAGCGCGTCAAGCCCGGCAACGTCCTCGAACGGTACCTCCCTGCCCTACGCAACGTGAACGGCAGCGCGTCCCACGAAGGCCTGGATCCGAACTACCAGGACGATTGGCGCAGCGCCGCGCAAGATCCGGATTTCCAAGGCGCGCAAGACCACGAGCGCGATCGCGTCTATTTCAATCCGTCCGTCTCGCAGGCCAAACAAGATGGCCTCGGCGCGCTCGGGCAATTTGCCTATTACGATGCCATCGTCATGCATGGAAACGGCGGCGATCCGCTGAGCTTCGGATCCATCCGCCGCAATGCCATGAACAACCGGCCCACCCCCGCCCAAGGCGGTGACGAAGTGGCCTACCTTCACGCTTTCCTCGATGCTCGGGTTGCGGCCATGAAGGCGGAACCCGAACACAGCGAGACCGATCGCGTCGACACCGAGCAGCGGCGCTTCCTCAACGAAGGAAACCTGGACCTCCACACGCCACTCGTTTGGCACGTGTACGGTCAGGAATTCCGGATCGACAACTAAGGCTAACGCACCAACGCGGGGCGCTTCGGATCGAAGCTCCAGCCGGAGACGAGGTAGCGCATCGCGGCGCCGTCGTCGCGCCCACCGAGGGCGTGGCGCTGGTAAAGCTCGTGGGCCAGCTGGAGCTGCTCGGCATCGAGCTCGATGCCCAGGCCGGGCGCCTCCGGCACGGCGATGTGACCGTCGTCGATGCGCAGCGGGGCGCGGGTCAGGCGCTGGCCGTCTTGCCAGATCCAATGCGTATCGATGGCCGTGACGTCGCCCGGTGCCGCGGCGGCGACGTGGGTGAACATGGCCAGCGAAATGTCGAAATGGTTGTTCGAGTGCGAGCCCCAGGTCAAATTCCAGCTTTCGAAGCTCGCACAAAGCTGAGCGACGCGCACGGAGCCGGACATCGTCCAGAAATGCGGATCGGCCAAGGGGATCTGCACCGCCCCCGCTCGGATCGCGTGCCCGAGTTGGCGCCAATCGGTGGCGATCATGTTGCTCGCCGTCCGCAGCCCCGTGGCTCGCGCGAACTCGGCCATGGTCTCGCGGCCGGAGAAGCCGTTCTCGGCACCGCACGGATCCTCCGCGTAGGCGAGCACCCCGGCGAGCTCGCGCCCGATGCGAATGGCCTCGCGAAGGGACCACGCACCATTGGGATCGAGGGTGATGCGCGCCCCTGGAAAGCGCGAGGAAAGCGCGCGCACCGCCTCGGCCTCCTCGTCCGGACGAAGCACGCCGCCTTTGAGCTTGAAGTCGCGAAAGCCATACCGGCGCTCCGCAGCCTCGGCGAGCCGCACGATGGCCTCCGGGCCGAGGGCCTCCTCGTCGCGCAGGCGCGTCCAATCGTCCGTGGCCTGCGCGCCATCGCGGTAGGGCAAGTCCGTCCGCCGCCGATCTCCGATGTAGAACAAGTAACCGAGCACCGCCACACGGGGCCGCTGCTGGCCGTCGCCGAGAAGAGCGCAGACCGGAACGCCGAGGTGCTTGCCCACAAGATCGAGCATCGACGACTCGATCGCCGTGACGGCGTGGATGGTGATTCGCTGGTCGAAGGTCTGCGCACCGCGCCCCTCGGCATCGCGGTCCCCAAAGCGCGCGCGCACCGCGTCGAGCACACGATGGTACGCGGCAATCGGCTGCCCGACGACCAGCGAACGCGCGTCCTCGAGGGTGCGCCGGATCCCCTCCCCACCCGGCACCTCGCCCAGCCCGGAATTTCCGGCGGAGTCTTCCAACACGACGACGTTGCGCGTGAAAAACGGCGCATGCGCGCCGCTCAAATTGAGCAACATGCTGTCGTGCCCCGCGACGGGGATCACGCGCATCGCGGTGACGATGGGACTAGGCACGATCGGCTCCGTGTCGGTACGGCAGACGGGACACGAGCGCCGACAGCGCCTCCACCTCCGCCGCATCGAGATCGACCAGCGGCGAGCGCACGGGCCCGGCGGGGCGACCGACGACCTTCATCCCGGCCTTCACGATGCTCACCGCATAGCCTTGCCGGCGGTTGCGGATTTCCGTGTAAGGGAGCACGAATTGGTCGAGCCACTTGAAAACGAGGGCACGATCCTTGGCTCGAACGGCGTCGTAAAATTCGAGGGCAAACTCGGGTAAGAAGTTGAAGATCGCCGACGAATACGTGGTGACCCCCAATTCCAGGTACGGCAACGCGAACGTCTCCGCCGTGGGCAGACCGCCAATGTACACGAGGCGGTCACCCAACTTCGCCACCACGCGGGTCATCGCATCGAGATTGCCGACGCCGTCCTTGTAGCCCACGAGGTTCGGGCATGTGCCCGCGAGGCGGGCAACGGTCTCCGCCGAATAGACGGCGTTGCCGCGGCTGTACAGGATGACACCGAGCGAGGTCGCACGGCAGGCAGCCTCCACGTGGACCGCAAGTCCATCGGGATCGGCCTCGGTCAAATAGGGCGGAAAGAGCAGAAGCCCATCGGCGCCGGCCTTCTCCGCGGCCACGGCCAATTCCACGGCGGTGCGCGTTCCATACCCCACGGGCGCCACGACGGGCATGCCACGCGGTGCGCTTTGCACGGCCGCCTCGACCACGGCACCGACCTCGGACGGGGTCAGCGAGAAGAACTCGCCCGTGCCACCCGCGGCGAAAATGCCGGCGATGGGATATGTCCCCAGGCGCGCCACGTGCTCGCGGTACGGCGCTTCGTCGAAGGAACGATCGTCGCCTCGAAAATGCGTCACCGGAAACGAGAGCAGGCCGGATCCGAGTTTTTTTCCTAGTTCCGAAGGGCTGTAGGACGTCATGAACGAAGGTCTCCTGGCCCTGGTTGGGGCCGGTCATTTCGAATGAAAACGACAATGATGGCGCCGAGCAACGTGGTGAACGCGAGCGCATAGAGCCCGTAGGTCACCTCCCCGGTTCGTGCCTTCACCAGGCCGAATCCAAAGGGGGCCACGAAGCCACCGAGGTTGCCCAGCGAATTGATGACCGCCACCGCCGGCGCCAGCACCGCAGGGTGCAAGGTGGATTGCGGTATGGTCCAGAACAAGGGACTCGCACTTTTGAAGCCCATGGCGGCAATGCACAACATGACCAGCGCCGGGGCGGGCGAAACCACCGCCGCGAGGTACGTTCCAATACAGGCCACCATCAGGGACACCGCGAGAAGCGGTTTGCTGCGCCCCCAGCGATCCGCCGCCCACCCTGCGAAATACATGGCCACGATGGCGCAAAGCCACGGGAGCGACGACAAGAGCCCCACGGTGATGTCCGTCGTACCGTGAATGCGCCGAACGATGGTGGGGAGCCAAAACGTGTTTGCGTAAATGGATAACTGAATGACGAAATAAATCGTGCAGAAGAGAAGCACCTGCGGCGAGAGCAGCCGCCTCCAGCGCGAGCCGTCGTCGGCCTTTTGTGGGCGGGCGCGGTCCTCGGCGGCGATGCGCTCGAGCAATGCGGCTTTTTCCTCGGGGCGAAGCCACCGGGCCTCGTCGATGCGTGCATCGAGCAGGCGGTAGGCGATGAGGCCCACCACGACGGAGAGCATTCCCTCGATGCCGAAGAGCCATTGCCAGCCGGCGAGGCCCGAGGCACCGTGCAACGACAGCAAGGGCCCGGAGAGCGGCCCGGAGATGGCCGCCGCAATCGAGGAACCGGCGACGAACATCGCCGTGGCGCGGCTGCGGTGCGAGCCCGGAAGCCAGCGCGCGAAGTAGTAGATGATCGCGGGAAAGAACCCGGCCTCGGCGGCTCCCAGGAGAAAGCGCAGCGTGTAGAAGAGGATGGGGCCGCGCACGAAGATCATGGCGGCGGAAACGAGGCCCCACGTCACCATGATGCGCGTCAGCCAAATCTTCGGGCCGAAGCGCTCCATCATCATGTTGCTGGGCAGCTCGAACAATGCGTACGCCACGAAGAAGAGCCCGGCCCCGAAGCCGTACGCGGCCGCACCAATGCCCACGGACGCCTCGAGGTGCGTCTGCGCATAGCCAATGTTCGAGCGATTGAGCTGATTGCAAATCAGCATCACGATGAACAATGGCACGGTGCGGCGAAAGATCTTCGACACCGCCGTATCGAGGGAGCTGTCCATCGTCGAAAAACCGTAGGACGCCGATCGATACCGGTCCAACACTTCTTTGGCATGGTTCAATGCTAGAATTGAATCAATGTTTTCGCTGAACCAGATCGAGAGCTTCGTGGCCGTGGCCGAGGAGCTGCACTACGGGCGTGCGGCGGCCCGGCTGTCGATGACGCAGCCGCCGTTGAGCCGGCGCATCCAGCTCCTCGAGCGCGAGCTCGGCGTGGAGCTCTTCGATCGCTCGCAGCGCGCGGTGAAGCTCACGCCCGCCGGGCGCGTGTTCCTGGCGGATGCGCGCAAGCTTTTGCAGCTCTCGCACGAGGCCGCCCTCTCGGCGCGGCGGACGCCGCGGGGTCATGCGGGCGTGGTCACCCTCGGATTCACCGCGGCCACGGCGTACTCGTTTCTCGAGCCGGTGCTCGCGGCGAGCGCGCAGCGTCTCCCGCAGGTCGAGCTCGTGCTGCGCGAAATGGTGAGCACGGCGCAGATGCAGGCCCTGCTCGCGGGCTCGCTCGATTTGGCCATGGTGCGGCCACCGGCCACCGGGGCGGACATCGCCACGGCACCCTTGTTTCGCGAGCCGCTCCTCGCCGCATTGCCGGCGCGGCATCGCCTGGCGCGGCGCAAACGGGGCCCGCACGTGGGCGACTTCGACCGCGAGCCCTTCATCATGTATTCGCCATCCGAGGCGCGGTATTTCTACGAGCTCCTGGTCAGCATTTTCCACGCGGCGAATGTGTGGCCCGTGTACCGGCAGTACATCAGCCAGGTGCACACCATCCTCGCGCTCGTGCGCGCGGGGCTCGGCGTCGCACTCGTGCCGGCGGCCGCCTCCGCGTTGCGCTTCGACGGCGTGATCCTGCGCCCCATCGCGGGCACCGTACCGCGTCCCGTGGAACTCGTCGCCGCGTGGCGGCGCAGCAACGACAACCCCGCGCTCGCTGCGCTGTTGCCGCTGATCCGCGCCGCCTCCGAGGAGCGAACGTAACAGGCTATCTAGGGAAGCATCACCACGCGCCCGAACGCCGCGCGCTGCTCGATGTGGGCGTGCGCCTTCGCGGCCTCGGCCAGGGCGAATTTCTGGTCGATGACGACGCGCAACTCCCCGCGCGCCACACGCGCGATGCACTCGGCGATGGCGCCGTGGATGCGCCCGTGCTCTTTCAGCAGCGACGCGAAAAGATAGAGCCCGTGCAGGGTGCCGTTGCGCTGCCAAAGCGGGAATGGATCGAAGCCGCTCGGATCGCGACCGGCACGCCCGAAGCTGATGATGCGGCCCTTGTACGCGAGGACCTCCACGCTGTCCTGCAGCGTCTTTCCACCGATGGGATCGAGCACCAGATCGACCGTGCCCACGGCCTTCGTCACCGCGTCCGTGAAGGACGTCGTTTTGTAGTTGATGACATGGTCCGCACCGAGCTCGCGCAGCCGCGCGAGCTTGTCGTCCGTCGATGCAGTGGTGAGCACCTCGGCCCCTGCGGCCTTGGCCAGTTGAATCGCGGCGAGGCCCACGCCGCTGCCGCCAGCGTGCACGAGCACCTTCTGTCCTTTCGTGAGCTGGCCCAAATCGAACAGCGCCTCGTGCGCCGTCCCGAAAGCGACCGGCACGCACGCCAGAGGCGTCAAATCGGCACCATCGGGAACGACCCAGGTGAACTCCGGCCGGGCCACGACCCGCTCCGCGTGCGAACCATTCTCGAGGACCGCCACCACGCGCTGACCGACGCGGCGGTCCTTCACGTTGGCCCCCACCTCGCGCACCGTACCGGCGGCTTGGTAGCCGACGATGTGCGGCACACGCGGAAGCGGCACCATGCTGCGGTGGATGGTGTCGCCGCCTTCGACGCTGATCACCTCGATGTCGATGAGTACGCCGTCCGGCGGACAAACGGGATCGGGACGATCTTCGTATTGTAGAACTTCCGGACCGCCGTTCTTGTAATACACCGCAGCTTTCATTCGTAACCTCCGAGGGATGGTAAGGAGCGCGGTATGTGTAGGCCCCGCTCCCCACACGGAAAGGTGGTTACTGCCAGGTTACCGAGCCGCGCGGGCTTCGCGGATCCAATATGTGGCGGCCGCGAAGATGCCACAGGCACTCGTGGCCAGCACCCACCCGCGCCGGCGCGACATGCGCGACAGCGTTGCCACGAGCGTGGCGAACTGCAAGACGGTCACGGCCTTGCCTGCAACGTTCGACGAGCGCGGCGCGGATGGTCCATCGTGACCCGACGCCGCCCGAAGGAGCAGAGGGATTTCCCCCAGATCGCGCGTTTCCAGGAGGACGGCATCGAAAAGGGTCAGCATGCGTTCGCGCACCAAGGTCGCGACCACCGTGAGCACGAAGGCCTTGTCCATGACGGCATCCAACGCGGCGCCGGTGGCGGTTTCCTCGTGGAACGTGCGCGCGTACCAGCCGTCGAGCACGTCCGTGGCCGCCGCCAAGGTGAGCCAAGGGATGGGCCAGCGACGCTGGCGCACGACCCACGGAAATGCGACCGCAAGCGGAAGCCTCGCAAGGCTGATCAGATTCGGTGTCCTGACCAGGTCACGCAACGAATAGGTCGCCATGGAGGTACCCTCGGTTCTTTGGGTGGCGTGGCGTCGCGTCGCCTACTTGCACGAATACTTGCACGAACCGAGCCGCAAATGGGTGCACCTCAAGGTGTGCCCCAAGTCACTCTGTTTGCTGGAGCATGCGATGGCAGACCCTGGCGGCGACCCTTGCAACCTTGGCCATGTGCCTCGTTTGCGCGCAGCCGGCGAAAGCCCAAGCGGCCGACACGGTTCCTCCCACGCTCACGTCGGCACCGGAAGTTCCGTATCCGCAAGGCGCCCACGGCGATGCGGTGATCGTGCTGGTGCTCACGGTGAATGCCGACGGCACCGTGCGCTCGGTCGTTCCGGAGACGGCACAGGAGCCATTTGCATCCGCCGCCTCCGAGGCGGCGATGACCTTTCGCTTCCAGCCCGCCACGCGCAACGGCACGGCGGTCGCGGCCAAGGTCCGCATGGAGCTCGCGTTTCGCGCGCCGCCGCCGGAGCCCGAACCGGAGCCCGCGCCCCTTCCCGCGCCGGAGCCACCCCGGCGCCACGCGCCCGCGCCGATGCAACAGGTGCAAGAGGTGCGCGTTGGTGGTGAGCGCGTGGAGCCATCGCGCACGGCGACCTTGTCGCGTGCCGAGGTGCGTGAGATCCCCGGCACCTTCGGCGACCCGTTTCGCGCCATCGAGATGATGCCCGGGGTGACCCCCATCGTATCCGGATTGCCTTTTTTCTTCGTGCGCGGCGCGCCCCCCGGCAACGTGGGCTACTTCCTCGACGGGGTGCGCGTGCCCTTGCTCTTTCACGTGGGCGCCGGACCGTCGGTCATTCATCCGGCCTTGGTGGAGCGGGTGGATTTATACCCTGGGGGGTATCCAGCGCGGTTCGGCCGCTACGCCGGCGGCATCGTCTCCGGGGAGATGGTGGCACCGCGCCCGGAGACGCACGGCGAATACAACCTGCGGGCATTCGACGCGGGGGCCTGGGCGGAGACCGGCTTCGGCAACGGCCGCGGGACCATCTCGCTCGGCGGGCGCTATTCGTACACGGCGGCGCTGCTTTCGCGCCTCGCCTCCGACACGGTCCTCGATTATTGGGATTACCAATTTCGCGCCACGTACGATTTGACGCCCGACGACCGCATCGGGGTATTCGCATTTGGCTCGTACGACTTCCTCGGGCAAAAAACGCCCACGGAGACGCTGCCGCTCTTCGCCGCGGAATTCCACCGTGTCGAC encodes:
- the gudD gene encoding glucarate dehydratase (catalyzes the formation of 5-keto-4-deoxy-D-glucarate from glucarate), giving the protein MRVIPVAGHDSMLLNLSGAHAPFFTRNVVVLEDSAGNSGLGEVPGGEGIRRTLEDARSLVVGQPIAAYHRVLDAVRARFGDRDAEGRGAQTFDQRITIHAVTAIESSMLDLVGKHLGVPVCALLGDGQQRPRVAVLGYLFYIGDRRRTDLPYRDGAQATDDWTRLRDEEALGPEAIVRLAEAAERRYGFRDFKLKGGVLRPDEEAEAVRALSSRFPGARITLDPNGAWSLREAIRIGRELAGVLAYAEDPCGAENGFSGRETMAEFARATGLRTASNMIATDWRQLGHAIRAGAVQIPLADPHFWTMSGSVRVAQLCASFESWNLTWGSHSNNHFDISLAMFTHVAAAAPGDVTAIDTHWIWQDGQRLTRAPLRIDDGHIAVPEAPGLGIELDAEQLQLAHELYQRHALGGRDDGAAMRYLVSGWSFDPKRPALVR
- the kdgD gene encoding 5-dehydro-4-deoxyglucarate dehydratase, with protein sequence MTSYSPSELGKKLGSGLLSFPVTHFRGDDRSFDEAPYREHVARLGTYPIAGIFAAGGTGEFFSLTPSEVGAVVEAAVQSAPRGMPVVAPVGYGTRTAVELAVAAEKAGADGLLLFPPYLTEADPDGLAVHVEAACRATSLGVILYSRGNAVYSAETVARLAGTCPNLVGYKDGVGNLDAMTRVVAKLGDRLVYIGGLPTAETFALPYLELGVTTYSSAIFNFLPEFALEFYDAVRAKDRALVFKWLDQFVLPYTEIRNRRQGYAVSIVKAGMKVVGRPAGPVRSPLVDLDAAEVEALSALVSRLPYRHGADRA
- a CDS encoding MFS transporter; this translates as MDSSLDTAVSKIFRRTVPLFIVMLICNQLNRSNIGYAQTHLEASVGIGAAAYGFGAGLFFVAYALFELPSNMMMERFGPKIWLTRIMVTWGLVSAAMIFVRGPILFYTLRFLLGAAEAGFFPAIIYYFARWLPGSHRSRATAMFVAGSSIAAAISGPLSGPLLSLHGASGLAGWQWLFGIEGMLSVVVGLIAYRLLDARIDEARWLRPEEKAALLERIAAEDRARPQKADDGSRWRRLLSPQVLLFCTIYFVIQLSIYANTFWLPTIVRRIHGTTDITVGLLSSLPWLCAIVAMYFAGWAADRWGRSKPLLAVSLMVACIGTYLAAVVSPAPALVMLCIAAMGFKSASPLFWTIPQSTLHPAVLAPAVAVINSLGNLGGFVAPFGFGLVKARTGEVTYGLYALAFTTLLGAIIVVFIRNDRPQPGPGDLRS
- a CDS encoding LysR substrate-binding domain-containing protein, with the protein product MFSLNQIESFVAVAEELHYGRAAARLSMTQPPLSRRIQLLERELGVELFDRSQRAVKLTPAGRVFLADARKLLQLSHEAALSARRTPRGHAGVVTLGFTAATAYSFLEPVLAASAQRLPQVELVLREMVSTAQMQALLAGSLDLAMVRPPATGADIATAPLFREPLLAALPARHRLARRKRGPHVGDFDREPFIMYSPSEARYFYELLVSIFHAANVWPVYRQYISQVHTILALVRAGLGVALVPAAASALRFDGVILRPIAGTVPRPVELVAAWRRSNDNPALAALLPLIRAASEERT
- a CDS encoding zinc-binding alcohol dehydrogenase family protein; its protein translation is MKAAVYYKNGGPEVLQYEDRPDPVCPPDGVLIDIEVISVEGGDTIHRSMVPLPRVPHIVGYQAAGTVREVGANVKDRRVGQRVVAVLENGSHAERVVARPEFTWVVPDGADLTPLACVPVAFGTAHEALFDLGQLTKGQKVLVHAGGSGVGLAAIQLAKAAGAEVLTTASTDDKLARLRELGADHVINYKTTSFTDAVTKAVGTVDLVLDPIGGKTLQDSVEVLAYKGRIISFGRAGRDPSGFDPFPLWQRNGTLHGLYLFASLLKEHGRIHGAIAECIARVARGELRVVIDQKFALAEAAKAHAHIEQRAAFGRVVMLP
- a CDS encoding CDP-alcohol phosphatidyltransferase family protein, with the translated sequence MATYSLRDLVRTPNLISLARLPLAVAFPWVVRQRRWPIPWLTLAAATDVLDGWYARTFHEETATGAALDAVMDKAFVLTVVATLVRERMLTLFDAVLLETRDLGEIPLLLRAASGHDGPSAPRSSNVAGKAVTVLQFATLVATLSRMSRRRGWVLATSACGIFAAATYWIREARAAR